The region tagagatcagatttagagacaaggcctaagggcatgattaaaggtgtgacttagaggtgtggcttagaagtgagacatataaaaggcgagagatagacagaagagttcagaacaatttggagtacaacttagagtacaacttagaaTACAACTTGCAGTTAGTTATTaggcaacagattattaggcactcaggaatacaacttggagtaggaattaggcattgaggaagaagacacttagactagagaactcggaagaagaattattattaggtagtaggcacttagtacttggagaaagaacttggaacttggaggcactagggactaggaactagggactaggaactcaagacttgggacttgaactaagaagagagactgaagaataaatgggattgaatcacattctgtctggtctccattcttcgagtccttcttcactctctctcttgctgaaccccgacctgtggactggagcagcttggggcagtgcaggctctaacagtttagccccccaaggcttttggcagtgcaggtcccaacattgatagagtggtccctgacattttggcccccaaacgtggggcagctcgggctgcaacaggtAATGActaaattgatatgtaaataaaaactggTCTTTTGATCTGTGtcagggcagccctgcttatacattgaaggcctaaaatcaacattaggcctaaaatcagcaataggcttgacatacatgcctgctaacacaaagtcttcggtctctgtggaaaaacactgaaacagatagctataagatattgtaaacaggcagctttggatGAGAACAATTAGTCAtgggtcttgtggatagtcatagaccttgggtagcctttaCACCTCTAAATTTTTGATCCTGTTGATTTATGCAAGGTCATTTTAATCCAACTTCTCCTGTAGTTTTAATTATACATCTCTATATTTTTGGCTGAATTATGTTATTGTTTTATTGCcttaaacaagaaaaattatttttgaaggaaaacaaaaagaaagtatttcataTATGCGTATGTATTTGGTATTTTCACAGACATGAAGTTCCTCCTGTAGACAGGTACTTTCATCTGGAAAGACTTGCTTCTCACTTCTTGTAGTGCTTGGTAATAAATCTTTCACTTTTCATTTGCTTGacaatttctttgttttgtttcgggAGGTATTTTTTACCGGATAAGTAATACTAGATTGACAATTGTTTTTCTTCAGAGTTTTAAAGATGTCATTTAATTGTCTTCTCATTTCCATTTCCTTTATAACAGGTGAATTGATTTCAGTTCGGCTCCCCAGGGTCTCTGAGCCTgctttaaagttctttttttttttttttttttttttttttaaatccagttttTAGCTATTTAACTGTTATATGCAACTATGATATGTTTTATATTCACTGTTCTCTTGCTGTGGTTTTCttaacttattttgttttctggttcaTCAAAATTATTGGATGGAAGGTTTTACATTTAGtacttaaaagtaattttttcaGGTCATATTTTGGAACTGTGATTACACATATATTGGACTCGTTTAAGATTATCCCAGAGGCTTGGGATACTATGGTCTCTTGaaaattagtttcttttttttcgtCTGAATTTAGTATAGCtaatttgtattaattattttatcaCTGATACTTTGTGTTATATTACCTAATCTGATATTAACTCAACTCACAAAATTCCTAACCCTCTATAAAAAGTCTCAGTGCAGTAGTACCCAATTAATCCTACTCATATCcaccctggtggtggtggtgtcccTCCTCGCTACCCACCCCAATGTACTGAGTTCTTGAATGAACACGCACATgcgtgcgcatacacacacacacacacacacacacacacacacacacacacacacacacacagaccccttTAACAGCTCAATGACTGGCTCACTTCCAAACCTCCACGTGGCTAAAAcacttccctcctcccccctccccccccgcaATATTCCTGATTTATTGctttactaaaatctatattccatctttgttgCCCTAGACTCAGTCAGAGGAGCCCCTTGGGACTGCTCTTCCTGGACTCTTACATGTcagctgtctctctgtcctctgcagcTCTCAGGCATGATGTCTCTACTCCTTTCCAGGCATGGCAGCTatctcccttccttctgctttctcagtCCCCTGCCCAGGAATCTTAAGATCCCGCCTCTGTCTCCTCGTCCAGCCATTGACGACCACCAGcgactttatttaccaatcaaaaccaactgggggtAGGGTCCTTCAGCATCTTATATGCAGACATGAGGATTCTCCTGAAATCTTTGGGgaccaaattaacataataaaatcagCATTAGAACAAATACACATTtcagtttcaaaaaaaattttttttttattttgtttttttcgagacagggtttctctgtgtagccctggctgtcctggaactcaccgtgtagaccaggctggcctcgaaatcagagatccgcctgtctctgcctcccaagtgctgggattaaaggcgtgcgccaccaccgcccggccagtttCAAAATTGTCATTTGGTATTTTTGTTGCTCCTTGTACACTGTTGGAATGCAATATTTGTTagctcatctttttctttctatataaattaaaatgtaattcaaATGGCTATTTTAATGTCCTTACTTCTAATTCCAGGCCATGCAGTTTTACATTACTGACTATATTTTGGATCCTGGGCcactttttatcattttattgtatttctagtAATATTCAACCTATGACACTAGGGATTCAGATATGTTATAGGACCCAGGATTATTCCCCTCCGTTATAATTACGACTGTTaattgttagaattttttttctaaaggctaaacaaggaattctacAGATGAACATTTCTGCTTCCTTAGGGAGTGAAACTCTAAGGAGTTGGTCCTGAGAGAGCCTCTGTCTTCATAACTAGGCCCCTGAGATCTGCAAACCAGAATGAAACTCTTTTTCTGTTATTCAAGGACAGGAGCTGCTTCCTTTCTGGAAACTACAGGGGTCACTGGATAAACAGCAATTGTGAATCAATGTTGTTATGACAGAAAGGATTACAAGATAAACAGTGTATGCACATTGGCCTGACAAAAGAGACAGTCCTGCACTCTAAGCCATTCTTTTCTGTTCACAaggtctctattttttttcagaacactTCAGAGGAGAGACAGTAAGCAGCAACATTACTGCTGCAAGTAAAAGAAGGTACGTGCCCCTCTGACCCTGAGCAGCCATGAAACAAGGGTTAGGAGTGCAGACTCTGTGTGGGACTCTGGAGCTTCCCTCCTGCCTGAAGTCTGGAGGATCTGTGACTCTGAGAACTCTGTGTCTCCTTTGTAAAGTGAGATTGCTATATGGTCACATATTCTTTGAGGCTCTCACAGCAACTCTTTCCTAAGTGTTAGCTTAGAACATTATTATTACTAAATCTATGTGTAGCTGACTTAATAGAGAGTGGGAAACACAACTACAACTGGTTACTCTTTAGTGGTGACCTAGAGAAGAGGTCCTGATTTAAGAAATTGGTATAGAGCAGGGCATGGTAAAAAGACCGACTTCAGAATATAAGAGCTACTCAACCTCTCATTCTAGAGGCTAAGTATAGCCCTTACTGTGCTCTGAAAGTTAGAGTCACCTGGTACTTCACTACTACCCACTGTAAATAGTTTAAACCTTCCTACCATAGTCCAAACCTCCTTTGGATTCCATTTTCACAAGGAggacataatttctttctttcttttttttgttatatttttttattggatattttatttacatttcagatgtgatctctttcctcattttccctctACCCAGGAAGCCCCtctcctatcccccctcctcctgcttctctgaggatatgcccccacccacctgcccactcccaccttcccaccctcaaattcccccacactgggacatccaacTTTCACGgtaccaaggacctcctctcccacttatgcccaacaaggccctcctcccctatgtatacagctggagccatgggtccctccctatgtgctcccaggctggtggtttagaccctgggagctctggttagttggtattgttgctcttccaatgGGGCccgcaaacactttcagctccttcagtcttctctctcactcctcccttgggaaccccatgatcagctcaatagttagctgtgagcatcctcctctgtatatgtcaggctctggcagacctctaaggagacagctagatcaggctcctgtcagcatgcacttcctgacatccacatcagcatctacctttggtgactgcacatgggatggatacccaggtggaatagtctccagacaacccctccagtttctgttccatgttttgtcttcatattttcttccatgagtattttgttactccttctaagaaggaccaaagcacccacactttggtcttccttcttcatgagcttcatgtggtctgtgagttgtatcttgaatattgcaagattttgggctaatatccaattctcagtgagtgcataccatgtgtgttcttttgtgattgggttacctcactgaggataatattttccagttccatccatttgcctaagagtttctcaaatttatagtttttaatagctgagtaatactccattgtgtaaatgtaccacattttctgtatccattcctctgttgaaagacatctgggttctttccagcttctggctattataaataaggctgttatgaatgtatgtccttgttatatgttggagcatcttctgggagaacatagatttctttctttctttctttctttctttctttctttctttctttctttttttccttttttctttctttttccttccttccttccttccttccttccttccttccttccttccttctttccttccttcctctctctctctctctctctctctatctctctctctctctatctatatttttgttatttgagacagggtttctctgtatagcccaggatgtcctggaactcccttcgtagaccaggctggcctcgaactcagaaatcctcctgcctctgcctcccaagtgctgggattaaaggcgtgtgccaccactgccaggccaggACATAGATTTCTAAGAATGGTGGTGATGCTGCTTTTTCTCCACTGGTTCTCTTCTCTGTCACACAGGCCTCCCTCCTGAGAAGAATGACTGTCAAGAATTCCTCTGTGACAGAGTTCATCCTTGCAGGTTTGACAGACCAGCCAGGACTCCGAAtgcccctcttctttctctttctaggttTCTACATGGTGACTGTGGTGGGGAACCTGGGCTTGATCTCCCTGATAGGGCTGAACTCTCACctgcacacccccatgtactttttTATCTTCAATCTTTCTGTAATAGATTTCTGTTACTCCTCCACCATCATCCCTAAAATGCTGTTGAGTTTTATCTCAAAGAAGAACATCATCTCTCATTCAGGGTGCATGACacagttgtttttcttctgtttctttgttttctctgagtCCTTCATTCTGTCAGCCATGGCATATGACAGGTATGTTGCCATCTGTAACCCCCTGATGTACACAGTCACCATGTCTCCCCAGGTATATTTACTCCTTTTACTGGGAGTCTATGTGATGGGTTTCTCTGGAGGCATAGCCCATACAGGAAACATAATGAATCTGACCTTCTGTGCTGACAACCTTGTCAATCACTTCATGTGTGACATCCTTCCCCTTCTTGAGCTCTCCTGCAGCAATACCTTCACAAATGAGCTCGTAGTCTTCATTGTTGTGGGGTTTGGTATCGGTGTGCCCATTGTCACCATCTTCATTTCTTATGCCCTCATTCTCTCTAGCATCCTTCAAATGCACTCCACAGAGGGCAGGTCCAAGGCCTTCAGTACCTGCAGCTCCCACTTGATTGtggtttgtcttttctttggttcTGGGGCTTTCATGTACCTCAAGCCACCTTCCATTTTGCCCCTTGACCAAGGAAAAGTGTCTTCCTTGTTCTACACGATTGTGGTGCCCATGTTGAACCCTCTCATTTATAGCTTGAGAAATAAGGATGTCAAAGTTGCTCTGAGGAAAACGTTGGGTAAGAGAATACTTTCTTAACAGAGGAGCAGTATCATGAGGTGCAGTGTGTGATTGGTCAGTGAGCAGTATTCATATAGAAAGAGCTGTGTTTGGATAAGAAGATGCAATGTTGTCATGAGGGGTTCAAGGTCTGGTCACGTTTTTCTCCTCTTAAGTAGAGAAGTTTCTGGCACTATGAACTGAGCCTAGGTTTTCATGGATGCTGGGCAATTGTTCAACCAACAAACAACACGCATCCCAGAAACAGGGTTTCAAGTCCTTATATTTGAACAACATTTTAACACAGCTCTGTTTTTCCTGAGTGATTCTCAGAGTTTCTTCATAAACTCTGTcaacacttatttttttaatgaaaaaagtaTGTTTCTATTGAATATGCACAAATGTATAATTAACTGTCATCTTCTCTCATTCATAAACTATTTTTCTGTAATTTGCAAACATTGAGCTAAATAGCAATTTTTGTAATGTTAAGATGGTAAGGGTTCAAAGCCTGTGTCTCAACATGCAAGATTTGATATTTGTCCAATATTTAATATTCTGCATGTTTTTCAATAATCAAGaactatttatttatgaaaaggctttataaattatttaactATTCTAATTTAATAGATATTGAAGATATAGAAATCTGTTTTATTCAAGGATATAAAACTATTTGTCATCAAAAATAAACTCAAGTTTGGAAAGTTGATTCAAGCATGTATTGTTCGTCTTAATTCTGTTTTCTTGCCATATTATCCCtcctttaggattttttttattaaaataataatttttaaattattttattttttgaaattaaaatataattacataatttcccttttctttttcaaccCCCAGCCCCTTCTATGTATTTCCATTCTCTCCTCCACATTTATGACTCCCTTTTCCTTAATTGTTAAGATTTCTCAATACATAAATGCAGCTtgaatattttgtatattcttGCCTGTAGCTATTAGATGTCAGGTCCTACCCTCTGGCCCTTGGTatgatttctcttttaaaatcatgataatatattaaaatcttattttatgtataataatTCAATGCAACTtctcagaagacaatttttgGGGTGGTGGTAGAGATGAGTCAGTGGTTCAGAGCGTTTTGCTGCTACTCCAGTGGACCTGCACATAGTTCTTAGCatctaggtgtggtggctcacagttccTGTAGctctagttctagaggatccaacaccttctactactcacatgtggcacacacacacacacacacacattaacagatacacacacacagacacaccctccccagacacagactcacatgcagacacagtcacagatacacatagacatatacacacagaaacacacacacacatacacagacactgacacagacaaagacacagacacatatagatatacacacacagaaacatatgtagatacacacatagactcacatatatagacacacatacacacagaaacacacagattcacacagatacagacaaacatacagagacagaaacacacatactcagaagACAAATACATGTCAGGAGCAACCCTGCTTATACATTAACTCCTTacaaagtcttggcctctgtgTGAAAGCACTAAGAACAAATAATCATAGATTTTGTAGACAAGTAGCCTTGGTGGGAAAGTAGTAGCTTAGATCAGAACAAATGAataatagatcttatggacaggtagctttggtgggaaagtactaacttaggtaagaacaaatgaacaatagatcttatggacagatACATAGTGACCTGTTATGCCCTGCTTCTTGTGTGaactcttcacccagccaatattcTGTTCTGGAGAGCATCTATACTCCCTCTGAGAACAGCTGcactccccagaaacaaagaagaccctacATCATCCCCGTCCCATATCCTGGTTCTATTTGTATATAACCCcatgtggaaaaattaaaatttgacatcTTGATCAGACTCCAGACTTACTGTCCATTTCTTGCATACCCTTGCCCCCAAGTCCTCTCTTctaggtcttctgatcccagttccaTGTCCTGTGGGACTagggcaaatacacacacagggatatagacacagacacagacacatagacacagattcAGACaaagacacaggcacacacagaagtacagacacacatataaagaCACAGATacgtacacagacacagacacatacatacatacacacacacacacacacacacacacacacacacacacacacttaaaaaaaactttaaaatcaaGCAAATTGAGAGCATTGtcttgggccgggcggtggtggtgcacccctttaatcccagcacttgagaggcagaggcaggaggatttctgagttcaaggccagcctggtctacagagtgagttccaggatagccaggattacataaagaaaccctgtcttggaaaaacaaaaaaaaacaaaaaaaaaacaaaaaaaaaaacaaaaaaaaaagaggagagagagagagagagagagagagagagagagagagagagagagagagagaagagggagcatTGTCTTGGAATTCTGTCCCATGGATCTGTGCCTTGTTTCAACAGTATTTAGACAGAGTAGCCCTAGGTATTCCCTCTTTGTTAGCTTCCATCAGCCTTATAGTCTCTCTAGTCTTAGCTTCCTGGATCATCTCTTCTATGTCTTTGGCTCCTAGGACCAGTCAGCACAATCTTTTTGAGATGACATCCAAACCTCATGTCAGCCATGAGCTTCCTGATTCTTATTAACCTAAGTCGAAGCTGCTATGAACTGCCTTATCAACTTGCAACTGCGAGTCTCCCACatctacctttttctttttttttctattttgatcagGATGACTTGGCTCTGTAGGGTGTAAGCCACTTGTTTCATGGACTGGCTAAGATGTGCTAGGGCACCAAGTGTCTCATCAAGTTGCAGAACCATCTCAAGGGCCACTACTCTTCCAAAAACGTACGGAAACAATCTCAAGATGAGAAGGCCATGGATGCAGCCTTGTTCCTGGAGAAGAACCTGAACCAGGCTCTCTTGGATCTGCATGCCCTGGCTTCTACTGgcacagatctctgtgacttcttgGAAAACTACTTCCTTGACAGGGAGGTAAAGCTCATCCAGGAGATGGGCCATCACCTGACCAATCTCTGTAGACTGGTTGGGCCAAAGCCAGTGCAGATTGGAGTGCTCCAGCTATCTCTGGGGGAGTATCTTTTTGAGCAGTTCACTCTCGAGCAGACTAGAAGGTATCCTCACCTTCCAAAGGGTTCCCTCCTTTGCTCTGCACCAGTCAGCCTCCAATTTCCACCGGGACCTTTCAAGGCACAAGGCAGTTTTGTAACTAGCCCCTCCCAAGTCTtggacaaagtaaaaataaagctttttgaaacagaaaagcagaaaaaaagaaagaaagaaaggaaggaaggaaggaaggaaggaaggaaaagaaaaaaaatcaagcaaaattTCAATATTAAGTTttagacagaagaaaaatatcCTTGTTTTTAGCCAAGTAACAATAGAAACATGACTGTATTTTGTGCTTGTCATTGACTTCTGTGGAACTCAGGAACTTCAGTCTCATTCATTAGGACTGCTAGGGCTTTAATTGTTGTAAAGATGCTGAATATAACCTTgtataggtttaaaaaaaaacgaGCAGACGTTAGAGCTTTTTGGATGTGAAGTTGAATATTTCAGCCTTGAAGAAGAATCTGTGACTCAGGATAAGCAGCTAAGGATTGGAAGTTTTAGGGGAATAGTGAATAATTTAAATCAAGGGGATGCAGTTATTTATCAAGGCGACATCAAAAGCTGTTTATTAGAAGCATTTACATGGGATATTTATGGGTGTGCTAACCCTAGGGATGATATTTTTATCTGGCCATGTATTTGCTTGCAGTCTTCATAGGTAATACTTTTTATCTGGTTATGTAGATGCTTGAATTGTTTTCCTGTCTCAGCTCAAACTTCCTGGGCAATATCAAAGAGACATTGCTTATCCGCTAGTGCATTTCTCAGAAACCCCATGACTCAAGGACCTTGTTGAACAGATAACTGCAGTTTTCTCATTCCTTCCCAACAGGACATTTACTACCCATAAACTGGCCTGATTGTCACAGGCTCCTTTCAGCCTGCTCAGCCCAGGGACCTTGTTCTACCCATGGTGGGAGAATGTCCTGAGAGAAAAGGATCTGGTCTTAAACCTTAAGCACTCCGCAAAGTGTACATGATCTTTCTGTCTAGGTTGCTTTACTCTTGTGAGGTAGCCTGC is a window of Arvicanthis niloticus isolate mArvNil1 chromosome 26, mArvNil1.pat.X, whole genome shotgun sequence DNA encoding:
- the LOC143438791 gene encoding olfactory receptor 8B12-like encodes the protein MTVKNSSVTEFILAGLTDQPGLRMPLFFLFLGFYMVTVVGNLGLISLIGLNSHLHTPMYFFIFNLSVIDFCYSSTIIPKMLLSFISKKNIISHSGCMTQLFFFCFFVFSESFILSAMAYDRYVAICNPLMYTVTMSPQVYLLLLLGVYVMGFSGGIAHTGNIMNLTFCADNLVNHFMCDILPLLELSCSNTFTNELVVFIVVGFGIGVPIVTIFISYALILSSILQMHSTEGRSKAFSTCSSHLIVVCLFFGSGAFMYLKPPSILPLDQGKVSSLFYTIVVPMLNPLIYSLRNKDVKVALRKTLGKRILS